The DNA sequence TTTATTGGGGCAGGCGAAAAGATGCCAGACCTTGAGCAGTTTATTTCTGACCGTATTGTTAGCCGTCTGATGGGTGCGGGAGATGTTGAGTCATTGGCAGAAAAAGCTGCAGCTGCCATTGACCCTAAAGAAGCCAAGCGGATGACACAGAAGATTAAGAAGGGACAATTCAATTTTAATGATTTCCTCAATCAGATGGAGCAGATGAAAAAGCTTGGTTCAATGAAGTCTATTATGGGAATGATTCCTGGTATGGGAAATATGGCAAAACAGATTGGTGATATGGATTTAGAAAACTCCAAAGAGATTAAAATGATTAAGGCAATGGTTGCCTCCATGACCCCCAAAGAGCGTGAAAATCCTGATTTGCTTAACAATATGCGAAAACGTCGTATTGCTATGGGTGCTGGACTTGACCAAATGCAGGTCAACCGTATACTTAAACAGTTTAAATCTGCTGCAAAGATGACAAAGAAACTTGCGGGCAAGGGAGGCATGAAGCAGATGCAGGATATGATGAATCAGATGCAAAATGGTGGTGGATTTCCAGGTATGCCAAGATAGTGCAGGTATGCTTTTATACAATTTTAAAAATGTTTGGGTATAATCGCTTTCCAAATAGTCTTGATGAGTGTATTGAGTCATTAAAAGACAGTTGTCAGGACTTGCAGTGTGCTAGGTGCCAATCCTCCGGTGCTGCCCTGTATTATAGAAGCAAGAGAAAAACTAAGAACAACAAAAGGACGACACATGACAATGATTAGAATGACAAGAATGGGTAGAAAAAAGAAACCATTTTATAGAATCGTCGTAACAGACAGCAGAAAGAGAAGAGATGGTGGATGGATTGAAGCAATTGGTCACTACAATCCTGTATCTGCAGATAAAGAACTTACACTTGATGAAGAGAGACTTAAC is a window from the Sulfurovum sp. genome containing:
- the rpsP gene encoding 30S ribosomal protein S16, producing MTMIRMTRMGRKKKPFYRIVVTDSRKRRDGGWIEAIGHYNPVSADKELTLDEERLNYWLSVGAQMSPTVKRLAGKK